AGAATTAAACCCTCTTCTCTGGCatcataaaaattcaaatagacCCTGATCAAACCTCAACTTTGTATCAAGGACAGGGTTATCTTTTGGAAGTGATTtaccttctctgagtctcagtttgcCATtagtaaaatggtgataataatcaCTGCCTACAAGGTTGTTGGGAAAACTAAGCTGCTGCATGTAAGTAGTCAGTGCAGTACCTGACACACAGCAGGTGCCCAGTAATCAGTAGTGgtgactgtttttcttttgtcttggTTAGATTTCCCATCCCAGACTTCCTTTCATCAGGGTTATttgcctgtgtgtctgtttcaCGCTCTGGAACGTGAACTCCCTGAAAGTTAATGATGTCTTCGGCTCATGTCTAGTCCCCTTTGCAACACCAGCCTGAGCCCCTTGCTGTGTAGCCCTTTCCTCTCCCAGCCCGAGTCTAGGCTCACCCACGGTGGTGATGGGTCGGCGATAGGGCATAAGACCAAAGCTGTCCTGGAAGACTCCACAGCCATAGAAGAGTGGGATGGAGACTCTTATGATCTTCTGAAGCCGGTCCTGGAACCAGCGCACCCAGGAGCCACGGGAGTTCTCAACCTGCTTGAATATGTCATTCTCCCCAAAGGAGAAGATAGGTACCAGAGCTGCCCtagagggagacaggagagagggCGTGTGTAGGGGCAAGAAGGCACAAGCTGGTCCCCTAGCCTCCTGTAGGGACCTAGTGAGCAGGAACTGGAGCAGAGGACAGAGCCCTGGGACAAAAGTAGGAGGCCTCGGGTGTCCTCCAGACCTGCCTTGGCCTTGCTTTGTGATTTTAGGCAGGTCATGGCTCCTCTCTGGACCATGGCTTCCCAGTTGCACCATGACAAGAGAACAGAATGCTTCAGAGAGCCCTTCCAGGTATAAAACATGCAAACTTCCTGGAAAAATTTCTTCTTCCCCAGTTAACTTGTATTCTTCACAGATGCTTCAAGGTAAAAGAACAGCTCTAAGCTATGCCCCAAACACCATTCTCCTAGAAGCCCTAGACACAGATGTAATGCAAGTTTTCAGTAATATGACCCTTGACCTTATTCCCTTTAATCACCAAATCTCCCTTCTAGAATCTTCTCTGGCTATTTGGGAATGAAACATTACATCAATCACCAACACAGAATCTTCACTGTCCATGGATTGTGACTCTCCTTGCCAAAATAGGATGTGTATTCATCTGTGCTGTCTTCCCACCAAAGCACAATCCTTGCCAATCTCCAGTTGAACCCAGAGCCCTCTCCCCAATACCCGTGCGTCAGGGCGAGCCTGATGAAGCCCTTGCGGTTTCGCAGCACCAGCTTGTAGGCTCCAGGCCTGGCATCCAGTGCCTCCTGGACGCCCCCAACAATTATGGCCATGAGGTTGCCGCCTTCTTTCCTGCTCAGAATGTGAGCAGCGCTCTCCTTGTCTACTGGGACCAgccctggggagagagaaaggtggTTAGGTATAGGGTGAAGGGGCAGGGACCGTGGGCAGAGATGTGGGCTGGGCTCCACTCCAGTTCCCAATCGTGAGTTCCCTGAGGACTGGGACTGAGCCCTTCAGGTCTTCCCAACCCCCAACTGAGTGTATCACTGAGCACAGAGCTGTGGGAAGTGCTTCCTTGAATCTAGCTTCCTTCTCCACCACACATTCACTTGGAAGGAGTATAGAACTCTTGACAGCCCTCTGTAAAATCCCTCCTCCGTGCCTGCAGCCCTCACCCAGCTGGGTTACCCAGGGTTGGGAAAACTCACCCCCTGACATGATGTAATCCCTGAAGAAAGGAGACCAGAACCACAAGTTCAGCATCATCAGATGTGGGCGGATGCCAGGGAACAGTGAGGAAAAACCGGTGCTCTCTGTGCACAGGTTGGTAAAAGCTCCAGTGGCCAGAATCCCATGGGGGTGGAAACCAGCGAGGTAGTTCCGGGAGGGGTCCAGATAGGCAGTCTTGACCAGCTGCAGGGACAGCAACCTGCTGAAGTGGAGCTGCACCTCATACCCTCCCCCATTCTGCCAGCACCAGAGTGACCGTGGGTAACTTGctcctcctctctgagcctccagttCTTAGGAAGATGGAGATATGTATGTGACCCAGGGAGATCCTGTTGCTATCTATGTCTCAGACTTGCTGTGAGCTTCAGACAAATTGTCTCCCTCTCCAGCTTTCAATGTATTAAATGTGGACATTTGACCCTGTTCTGCCTACATTCTGCTGAGGATCTCAGGCCCGTGAGTTCCCTGGAATTACCAAGACTACGGGACAGGATAATCATACTTTGGCATAGTTCATACACCATCAAGGGCCACACAGGGCTGCCACTCAAATAGTCCTGTTCTAACAAAATTCCCTATGAGAAAACTCAGCACTTAGGACCTGGGAGTGAGAATTTGCTAGCTATATCTGGGTGGTTGAAAGAGTTTGCGAAGCTGGAGGCTGGCCTTAGTCCTGTTTACCCCTCTGTACAATGCAAGTGTCTCTCTGATGGCTCTCTGTTCCCCCTGTGTCAGACCTTCATTATCATCTATCCACCTCTTCCCCTGGCTATTGGCAGCTCTTCCCAGGTCTGGTCGGTCCTGCAGCACAGAGGGTGCACCAGAAATCACCAGACATTGtagaaggagagggaaaggagagctCTTCATCACTAGCAGCTTCCAGGCAATGTGGGGTGAAGACAGAGGGGGCAGAACTGAGTTAACAGATGTtgctcctggacttccctggtggtccagtggttaagaatctgcctgccaatgcaggggacatgcgttcgattcctggtccgggaagattccacatgctgtggtgcaactaagcctatgtgccacaactactgagcccacaagccacaaccactgaagcccgtgtgcctagagctcATGCCACACAAGAGAAGTCGCCACAGTGAGAGACCCACGTACCGCGATGAAGACTAATCCCCGCtatccgcaactagagaaagcccacacacagcaacaaagactcagcacaaccaaaaataaaataattttttaaaaatgctgctcCCACCAGTTACTGGAGAGGCTTCAATGTGCAAAGATAACTGCCCATGATTCTGTGTGTGACCAACCCCTTTCCCACTCTGCCAGGAACTGCAGGGTCCACCCCTTACAGAGCCCTGTGCTCTGGGTGGCACAGCCTTTAGAGTCAGAGGCCCTGAGGCCCCTGACCCAAGCCCTAAGCCCCTGGCAGGAAGCTCCCTGACAAGACTACCCAGGCCTTGTAATTTGCACTTCCAGGCACGGGCAGTCCGTTCCACTTAGGCTCAGCTTTGGCACCGTGAAAGATCATCTAGTTAACAAGCTGAAATTTTTCAGCATTGGCTCTGAGGATTCTTGTTACCTTCAGGCCCCAGAGGCCTGGCTGCCCAtctcagagcagcctggagggacCCAAGAGATAGCATTGGAGGCAGACTCAAGGGACGCATTGGAAGTCTGAGCCTGTCTGCCCTACCACAGCGGAACAGTCCCAGCTTGTCCTGTCCTTGATCTGACTGGATCTCTGCAAACTCCCTCTGATCACTGTAGTGATCAACCTCTCCCTCTGGTTACCCTTCACCCTTTGCAGAAAGTCTGAGGGGACCTTAGGTAGAGGGACCACTGCTTCACAGAAAAAGGCAAACTTCTTTCACTCATACAGAGGGAATTTATTGAGTGTGAAAATAAGGTCAAGCAGAGATATTCTGGTTATTCTCATTGGGAAAGGTGTTCCCTTAGGAATCCATCTCAgcatgtttctttaaaaacatatctgACTCCCCACACTGAAGTACTTGTTTATGAATTCTCTTTCTCAGCTagtaggaaaataattttgttacaACCCCCTTAAAGGCAATGAAGCAATATCTATTggtattaaaatggaaaaatgtaacTGACCTTTTaagccagcaattccactgctgagGAATTTAGCTACAGAATTTCTCACACTTGTGCAAAATGGCATCTGAACAAGATTATTAActgaagcttttttttccccctttggtaatACCAAAACTTGGCATCCagtcaaatgtccatcaacagggccTATTTAGACAAATTACAAAATACTTCCTTGTGGGCCACTGTGTAGACATAGGGACATACAATGCAATTCTTCCTGTCCTGATAGGGGAAGACAGCCACGATCACTCATCAGGTGGAAAAGCAAAGGGCAAGACCATGTAAGCAGAATGTCACCAGCTGTGACGGGAGAACAGCAAATGGAGACTGGTCCTCCTGGGGGAATATTCCTGATTCTCCATTAGCTCTTCAGGAAGCCCAAATGTTGCACTTAGAAAGATCCAATGCTCAGAAATATAATAGTTTCCCAACTTTTCTTGAAATTCCACTGATAGACCCTAGCTCATAAAATCAGTAAGAGCTGAAGGCAGCCCAGAAACACAAGCTCATTTGATACAGAGTACAGAGGCTTATgaatggggaggtgggggagctcCAGTCGAGTGCGGACTCCTTACCTGGGACCCCCTGCCTTCTAGCCACCGTAAGATCCCTTTCAGCCCTGTGCTGTAGAAGTGTGTGGAAGAGTTGGAGGGTCTCCCGGGAAGTGCAGGGATCCAGAATCTGGGCCATAGCCCCACCCCTGCAGGCTCCCAGGCCTGGACAAGCAAGTTAAAGTGCTCATCATCCAGCCCTCTGCTGGCCACTAGGTGGTACTGCTCGCCTTCTGCAGGTTGTGATGCCAAAGGCCTGAagtaggcaagaatcctgaacaCTGTGCAGGTAGAATTTCTGAAAGTGTCCAGTGTCCCACCATTGTCAGTAGTGTCACAGTTGAGAAATCTCTGGGGGAGAAGCAGGAGGATGGTGAATAAGACAGGCCCAGAATCATTTTCTGCAACTGGCAGAAACTCCAGGTGCAAAGAGAGTCAGATATGTCTTTGGAAGCCCCAGGATAGCAGGAAGACAGCCCGCTGGAGAGCTTTCAGTTGAAGACTTCATTTCTGTGGAATAGGCTATCCTAGTCTCCCTtacatgtg
This sequence is a window from Odocoileus virginianus isolate 20LAN1187 ecotype Illinois chromosome 10, Ovbor_1.2, whole genome shotgun sequence. Protein-coding genes within it:
- the LOC110150581 gene encoding 2-acylglycerol O-acyltransferase 2-like, with protein sequence MVKFAPLSVPWERRLQTFVVLQWIFSFVVLAQICIAVFIGLLFTRFWIFSVLYAVWWYVDQAKPWQRGRQSDVLRHWVIWRYMKDYFPISLVKTAYLDPSRNYLAGFHPHGILATGAFTNLCTESTGFSSLFPGIRPHLMMLNLWFWSPFFRDYIMSGGLVPVDKESAAHILSRKEGGNLMAIIVGGVQEALDARPGAYKLVLRNRKGFIRLALTHGAALVPIFSFGENDIFKQVENSRGSWVRWFQDRLQKIIRVSIPLFYGCGVFQDSFGLMPYRRPITTVVGKPIEVQKTPHPSQEEVDRLHQRYMQELENLFEAHKLKYNVPRDQHLEIC